The Mammaliicoccus sciuri genome window below encodes:
- a CDS encoding sugar kinase has protein sequence MGSHHFVRGEGINVDSVKLISEAPTGIFLKEKFRQDQTRVHYYRKGSAASLMSEANIDESYVAQFKYLYVTGITPALSASCKQTIFKLISTAKSLGLQIVFDPNLRLKLWSEDEAKETLKQLIALSDIVLPGTSEGAFLFNTQSEEEIAQEIINLGASTVVVKLGSKGAYYVHNDISGYAKASKEIEVVDPVGAGDGFAAGLIAGIIEGLSIHEATEQACNAGALVTTVKGDVEGLPTKEEIEQMKHTGHVDDVIR, from the coding sequence TTGGGTTCACATCATTTTGTTCGTGGTGAAGGTATTAATGTAGATTCTGTAAAATTAATATCTGAGGCACCAACTGGCATCTTTCTTAAAGAGAAATTTCGACAAGATCAAACACGCGTCCATTATTATAGAAAAGGTTCAGCAGCTAGTCTAATGTCTGAAGCAAATATAGATGAAAGTTATGTCGCTCAATTTAAATATTTATATGTAACAGGTATTACGCCTGCTTTAAGTGCATCTTGTAAACAAACAATATTTAAACTCATTTCGACAGCAAAATCATTAGGATTACAAATTGTTTTCGATCCAAACTTAAGACTCAAATTATGGTCTGAAGATGAAGCGAAAGAGACATTAAAACAATTAATCGCTTTAAGTGATATTGTGTTGCCAGGAACGAGTGAAGGGGCATTTTTATTCAATACACAATCTGAAGAAGAAATCGCTCAAGAGATTATAAATTTAGGTGCATCAACAGTAGTTGTTAAATTAGGAAGTAAAGGTGCTTACTATGTACATAATGATATTTCAGGTTATGCAAAAGCTTCAAAAGAAATAGAAGTCGTTGATCCTGTTGGTGCTGGAGATGGCTTTGCGGCGGGTTTAATCGCAGGTATTATCGAAGGATTATCCATTCATGAAGCGACAGAACAGGCTTGTAATGCTGGTGCACTCGTGACAACAGTTAAAGGTGATGTTGAAGGCTTACCAACTAAAGAAGAAATTGAACAAATGAAACATACAGGTCATGTAGATGATGTGATTAGATAA
- a CDS encoding transposase: protein MRKKYEFKFKLKLVKEYLEGHQSYRTIALKYGISSWSVLRIWVNQYKEFGEEGLEIKSRNTVYTSEFKLSVLKFRQENMLSYQDTANHFRIINPIIIANWQHQFDEKCRLDIDNKQKGRSHTMTKKRSKSDNKNLPLNENEREELERLRNENETLKAGIAYQKKLQALTDIYGSKNQK from the coding sequence ATGAGGAAAAAATATGAATTTAAATTCAAACTAAAACTTGTAAAAGAATATTTAGAAGGACATCAAAGTTATAGAACAATTGCTTTAAAATATGGTATTTCAAGTTGGTCTGTCCTTCGGATTTGGGTCAATCAATATAAAGAGTTTGGAGAAGAAGGTTTAGAAATAAAAAGTAGAAATACTGTTTATACTAGCGAATTTAAATTATCTGTTTTAAAATTTAGACAAGAAAATATGTTGTCTTATCAAGATACTGCGAATCACTTTAGAATTATTAATCCTATTATCATTGCCAATTGGCAACATCAATTTGATGAAAAGTGTCGTCTTGATATAGATAATAAACAAAAGGGACGATCTCACACTATGACTAAAAAACGATCTAAATCAGATAATAAAAATTTACCTTTAAATGAAAATGAACGTGAAGAACTTGAAAGACTTAGAAATGAAAATGAGACGTTAAAGGCAGGTATAGCTTATCAAAAAAAGTTACAAGCCTTGACCGACATTTACGGAAGCAAAAATCAGAAATAG